A window of Syntrophales bacterium contains these coding sequences:
- a CDS encoding SLATT domain-containing protein, which yields MKNQITTAEQPVSKAKLEIMKESQRIEESALYSAKGHFTAAHVWSNFHLIIGVPIVILAAIAGCSFVNDNSLIAGILSLIVAVLSAIMTFLNPNERSSSHLNAGNSYDTLQNETRIFRTIDCWREDSEQILTERLKNFSSQKGKLNQGSPQIPWWAYQIAKRGVNAGEGSFEVDKDESSMKIADQIPKKEKFDSADKPTNVEDTKIPKIIDTNRNPN from the coding sequence ATGAAAAATCAAATAACGACAGCTGAACAGCCAGTTTCAAAAGCTAAACTGGAAATAATGAAAGAAAGCCAAAGGATTGAAGAGTCTGCGCTATATTCAGCAAAAGGTCATTTTACCGCCGCGCATGTGTGGTCTAATTTTCACCTTATCATTGGAGTTCCAATCGTTATTTTAGCGGCCATAGCGGGGTGTTCGTTTGTAAATGATAATAGCCTTATCGCGGGTATTCTCTCGTTGATTGTCGCTGTTCTCTCCGCAATAATGACATTTCTAAATCCCAACGAACGGTCGAGCTCTCATCTTAATGCGGGTAATAGTTACGATACATTGCAAAATGAGACCAGAATATTTCGAACGATAGATTGTTGGAGGGAAGATTCTGAACAGATACTGACCGAACGGTTGAAGAATTTCTCAAGCCAGAAGGGCAAACTTAACCAAGGCTCTCCGCAAATTCCTTGGTGGGCATATCAAATAGCTAAGAGAGGGGTAAATGCCGGTGAGGGAAGTTTCGAAGTAGACAAAGATGAAAGCTCGATGAAGATCGCCGACCAGATCCCTAAAAAAGAGAAATTTGATAGTGCGGATAAGCCGACGAACGTTGAGGATACGAAGATTCCAAAGATTATAGACACAAACCGTAACCCGAATTAA
- a CDS encoding CBASS oligonucleotide cyclase has protein sequence MATTIKQSFQKLKENLEITGLQEETVSTRQNSVREVLDAGLTVNESFLTGSYSRKTMIAPLSDADVDIFAVLDVKYYHNYNGQNGGQAGLLDLVKRTLRKTYTKTPDISRNGQAVTIRFEDFKVDVVPAFYRQGGGFLIPNSIRQSWLSTDPKKHVTIMSDSNSKHNGDMVPLVKMIKGWNKNIGSFFMSFHLEILALSILDNVTISDFPSGVRYYFDKGKDLVNKQNLDPAGLGGDVGAYLNPKEKVQEAVDKFQLAYERSIKAEEYEKNGYTQNAVEMWRKVFGDYFPAYG, from the coding sequence ATGGCCACAACAATTAAACAGTCATTTCAGAAATTAAAAGAAAATCTTGAAATCACCGGATTGCAGGAAGAGACCGTTTCTACAAGACAAAATTCTGTTAGGGAGGTTCTGGATGCCGGTTTAACGGTTAACGAATCATTTTTAACAGGATCGTATTCGCGAAAGACAATGATTGCTCCGTTAAGTGATGCAGACGTCGATATTTTTGCCGTTCTAGATGTTAAATATTACCACAATTATAACGGTCAAAATGGAGGGCAGGCTGGTCTTCTTGATTTGGTCAAAAGGACTCTTCGGAAAACGTATACAAAGACGCCAGATATCAGTAGGAACGGTCAAGCTGTCACTATACGTTTTGAAGATTTCAAGGTTGATGTCGTTCCCGCATTTTACCGGCAAGGTGGCGGTTTTTTAATTCCGAACTCGATACGACAGTCGTGGCTTTCAACTGACCCCAAGAAACATGTAACGATAATGAGCGATTCAAATTCGAAGCATAACGGAGATATGGTTCCGTTGGTGAAAATGATCAAAGGCTGGAATAAAAATATTGGCAGTTTCTTCATGTCGTTTCATCTTGAAATATTAGCCTTGTCCATTCTAGATAATGTAACGATATCTGATTTCCCATCCGGCGTGCGTTACTATTTTGATAAAGGAAAAGATTTAGTCAATAAACAGAATCTGGATCCAGCAGGCCTCGGTGGAGATGTCGGAGCATATTTGAATCCTAAGGAAAAAGTTCAGGAGGCGGTTGATAAATTCCAACTGGCTTACGAGCGCTCCATAAAAGCAGAAGAGTATGAAAAGAATGGCTATACTCAAAATGCAGTAGAGATGTGGAGAAAGGTGTTTGGGGATTACTTCCCGGCATATGGATAA
- a CDS encoding DEAD/DEAH box helicase family protein, which yields MAKTKRIKTVEKLNLSEHTLDINIRKCNYEKFRFSDIEDYVRAVSGGREYQYQAIKHTMIYLWGGGYKNVIALAKENFAQKIHLKERFGSEEFMLGHLPLADRISGVVHMATGTGKSYVIFAVAYLSLVMGLTKRVLVLGPSSTIIEEGLRDKFQMFINKKEWNDRLPKEYQGKAIDLLTNNDAIEDGSITIENINAIYSVGGIRDTLFKGADEVLVLGDEIHHAYSHLNFNAIKKALEMDQEVDPEKGKESEEKAERLWMQFLKKNREITRHIGFTGTPYNKDDYFADVFFDYNIRTAINEKYIKDINPIINVETDDGPMQWTTEKRFAVVLKKHLENSERYSYERIGKRQVKPITVFYCPTQANAKTRSEEFIRFLAKWEKEERGAVGLESEIEQIARAKVICVSGAESKQSYKKELDNIEEIDPSKIGGAVEFIFCVGMLLEGWDVDNVFQIVPMEERIFNSKLLISQVLGRGLRIPRKVLNVDILQTYPWLTVTNHEKFADHIKELMDAVTNSDMYILSEPLPIVDKDNWRSKHHFSLFNLNYLSGVKLEDVDEEEQLPLPVRELVLTKYDVDENVIIERIKGTEKYALKKKTISVDSLVDALYRRFKGREYEGIHFDFGDGDYKRCPEEDEIRSTILAAMEKAGIPDKGLTEDNKKQIDLFFNQFLPRGKKKRVFENIKGDIVPVSTQKLERGSIRVGELERDATAFISESYQEEVDEKTKALIKHLAGNRKSDAQQTLFPFDPIGLLRTHKEYVRALIENDDRPPYIVNPSVFKTPQSTILVTHTPEKEFVFRLLEHSQYLDAWIKSPDKGFYSIDYEYWKGGKDRVRRGFNPDFFIKIDLDDYIALLKKKGAVRHLDALRDLQEKGIETIVRVVEIKSDEDDDEATPAKAEWAKAHFEAVNQKLQDPLPGNFDRQYVGEIKQFYTFDLLKPDGYVQWFEGLNEGKI from the coding sequence ATGGCTAAGACAAAGAGAATAAAGACAGTAGAAAAGCTTAATCTCTCAGAGCATACGCTGGATATTAATATCCGTAAATGCAACTACGAGAAATTCCGGTTTTCAGATATTGAGGATTATGTTCGTGCTGTGTCTGGTGGCAGAGAATATCAGTATCAGGCGATAAAACACACGATGATCTATCTATGGGGTGGTGGATATAAGAATGTTATTGCGTTGGCAAAGGAAAACTTTGCTCAAAAAATTCATCTTAAAGAAAGGTTCGGATCCGAAGAATTTATGCTTGGGCATCTGCCGCTTGCCGACAGGATATCCGGAGTTGTTCATATGGCGACCGGTACCGGTAAGTCTTATGTAATTTTCGCGGTTGCATATTTATCTCTTGTAATGGGGCTGACTAAGCGGGTTTTGGTTTTAGGGCCTTCGTCTACGATCATTGAGGAGGGGCTCCGGGATAAATTCCAGATGTTTATAAATAAAAAGGAATGGAATGACCGTTTGCCTAAAGAATATCAGGGCAAAGCAATAGATCTTTTAACAAATAACGATGCGATTGAAGATGGGAGTATTACCATCGAGAATATTAATGCCATATATTCTGTAGGAGGCATTCGGGATACCCTCTTTAAGGGTGCTGATGAGGTGTTGGTTTTAGGGGACGAAATTCATCATGCCTATTCGCATTTAAATTTTAACGCGATAAAGAAAGCGCTTGAGATGGATCAGGAAGTCGATCCTGAAAAGGGCAAGGAGTCAGAGGAGAAGGCCGAGCGGCTATGGATGCAGTTCCTTAAAAAAAACAGAGAAATCACTCGGCATATTGGATTTACAGGCACACCTTACAACAAAGACGATTACTTTGCTGATGTTTTTTTTGATTACAATATCCGCACGGCTATTAATGAAAAATATATTAAAGATATCAACCCCATAATTAACGTCGAGACGGATGACGGGCCGATGCAGTGGACGACAGAAAAGCGGTTTGCTGTGGTCTTGAAAAAGCATCTCGAAAATTCCGAGAGATATTCATATGAAAGAATTGGTAAGCGGCAAGTTAAGCCGATAACGGTTTTTTATTGTCCCACACAAGCTAATGCTAAAACACGTTCAGAGGAGTTTATCCGGTTCCTTGCAAAATGGGAAAAGGAAGAACGGGGTGCTGTTGGATTAGAATCAGAAATTGAACAGATTGCCCGGGCGAAAGTGATTTGTGTTTCTGGTGCTGAATCGAAACAATCCTACAAAAAAGAGCTTGATAATATTGAAGAAATTGACCCATCTAAGATAGGAGGTGCGGTTGAGTTTATATTTTGTGTAGGTATGCTTCTTGAGGGATGGGATGTGGACAATGTTTTTCAGATCGTTCCGATGGAGGAACGGATATTTAATTCAAAGTTATTGATATCACAGGTGCTGGGCAGGGGGTTGCGTATCCCGCGCAAGGTTCTTAATGTTGATATTCTTCAGACCTATCCTTGGCTAACCGTAACGAATCATGAGAAGTTTGCTGATCATATTAAAGAACTCATGGATGCGGTTACAAATTCTGATATGTATATCTTATCCGAGCCGTTGCCAATAGTTGATAAAGATAACTGGCGCAGTAAACATCATTTCTCGCTTTTTAACCTTAATTATCTTTCGGGAGTTAAATTAGAAGATGTCGATGAAGAGGAACAGTTGCCTCTTCCTGTGAGAGAATTAGTTCTGACAAAATATGACGTTGATGAAAATGTTATTATCGAACGTATTAAGGGAACAGAGAAATATGCCCTTAAAAAAAAGACCATTTCAGTAGATAGTTTGGTAGACGCGCTGTATCGTCGGTTTAAGGGGAGAGAATACGAGGGAATACATTTTGACTTTGGTGACGGGGACTACAAGCGATGTCCGGAAGAAGATGAGATCAGAAGCACTATTCTTGCCGCCATGGAGAAGGCGGGGATCCCGGATAAAGGATTGACAGAGGATAATAAAAAGCAGATAGACCTTTTTTTTAATCAATTTCTGCCTCGAGGCAAGAAAAAACGTGTATTCGAAAACATCAAGGGCGATATTGTCCCTGTTAGCACGCAAAAATTAGAGCGCGGATCAATAAGAGTTGGTGAACTGGAACGTGATGCAACGGCTTTTATCAGCGAATCGTATCAAGAGGAAGTAGATGAGAAAACAAAAGCACTGATTAAACACCTTGCAGGTAATAGAAAGTCGGACGCACAGCAAACTCTCTTCCCTTTTGATCCAATCGGTTTGCTCAGGACACATAAAGAGTATGTTCGAGCATTGATAGAGAACGATGACCGGCCGCCTTACATTGTCAATCCATCAGTGTTTAAGACGCCTCAAAGCACAATTCTTGTTACCCATACGCCCGAAAAGGAGTTTGTTTTTCGATTGCTTGAACATTCCCAGTATTTAGATGCTTGGATAAAATCTCCGGATAAAGGGTTCTATTCGATTGACTACGAATATTGGAAGGGCGGCAAGGATCGGGTACGTCGCGGATTTAACCCTGATTTTTTCATTAAGATTGATTTGGATGATTATATTGCCCTTTTGAAAAAGAAAGGTGCGGTAAGACATTTAGATGCGTTAAGAGATCTGCAAGAAAAAGGCATCGAGACCATCGTTAGAGTTGTAGAAATTAAATCTGATGAAGATGATGACGAGGCAACGCCAGCCAAGGCCGAGTGGGCAAAGGCTCATTTTGAAGCTGTTAATCAGAAGCTACAGGATCCCCTGCCGGGTAATTTTGACAGGCAATACGTAGGAGAGATAAAGCAATTCTATACATTTGACCTTCTTAAGCCAGATGGATATGTCCAGTGGTTTGAGGGCCTGAATGAAGGGAAAATATGA